The sequence below is a genomic window from Poecile atricapillus isolate bPoeAtr1 chromosome 15, bPoeAtr1.hap1, whole genome shotgun sequence.
GAGCCCCTCCTATGAGGCCATTTTGGGATTTCCCCTGAGCAGGCAGTAAAGGAACTTCTCTCTTTTATGACTTCAGAGTGTCCCTTTGGAAGGGGGACTCTCCCTAAAGCCTCGGTGTTCCTTGCATTCCAGCTGCCATGGCCTCTGCTGTGCCTGACAAGGAGGAGGTGGCCCAGAGCCCcccggaggaggaggaggagcaggaggttgGTGCTCCCTGTGGGATGTGAGGAGGTGGTCCTGCTGTGGCTGAGGGGAGCTGAGCCCCAAAAACAGGAGTTTCCTCTGCTcaggctgtgccctgcagcttcTGGGTGGCAACCCAGACAAAGATGTGGACCTAAAGTCCCTGTAAGCTCTTAGACTCAGCAAAATTCCCTGGTTCTTGGCTAGGAAAGTCTCTAACTCAAGAGCCTGGCTCCTGGCAAGCAGTGCTCCCAGGGAAAGACTCCAATGTCTCAGCCTCCCTGAGATCTGCTGCtcttgctctgctctgggaccaGCAGCATCCTTGCAGGCAAGGGTGACATCTGTCAGCTTAAAACCAGCTCAGtcctggctgctggagctttTCTTGTCATGTTGGCTGGTCAGAGAACCATTCCAGGTGAAGTGGAGATGGATGTGTGGCAGAAGGGCTGAGGTTGCCCCCAGACTTGGTTGCTCTTTGTGCTAGAGGAACATTTTCCTGGGGTGGACAATCAATAATGGCAAAGCTCCCCAGCTCGTGTCACAGCTGAGTTATGGATTTAATTACGTGTGTGAGCAAGGCAAGAGTTTCTCCTTCAGGTGGGCCAGGTGATTTGGTGACAATTCCTCCCAAACAGGGAGTTTCAGGGCAGAACTGCCCAGGGCCATGTTTGGAGCTTCATGGCTGCACTTTTCTTTGCTCTTCCAGGCTGTGGTGAAGGAGGTGGCCAATCTGAGCCTGGTGGGCTCTGCCTGTGATGTGGTTTCTGCAGTTTATGCCTCCAGCAAGGAGAGCCACCCCTTTGTGAGGTCTGTGTGTGATGCTGCAGAGAAGGGAGTGCAGAGCGTGAGCGAGGCCACGGCCAGCTGcgtgcagccagtgctggccaCCCTGGAGCCCCACGGTAAATCCCTGGGGAAGGTCATGGGAGGGATTCTCTGGCTCCTTCCACACCTGGGAGGAGTCCTGGGGTGAGGAAATGCACCTCTCCATTGCCACAGTGAAAGGACAACTCCTGGCTTATAAATGAGGCTACAGCTGGGCCCCAATCCAGCAGTGAGATGGAGAGTCAGGGATTGACTTTCTGGCTGATTGACTTTGACTGGCTTTCCTAAAACTGATTTTTGCGAGGTAGAACTTGAGGTGAAATTGCAGAAAACCACATTTTGACACGTTTTTGGTTCTCTCTTCAGTTGCTGCAGTGAGTGAGTATGCTTCCAAGGGTTTGGATAAACTGGGGGAGAAGCTGCCACTCCTTCAAAAGCCAGTGGAGCAGGTAAGAATGAaaggctgtgctgtccctggcaggcagAGGGGCCTGGCTCTTGTGGGATTTCTCAGCTAGGGAGTGATGCAGGCTCACACACCTGAGTGTGTGATGCGAGCTCCTAGCAGAGTAAACACCTGACTGTGCTGTTTGTCCTCTTGGTGCAGTTCAGAATTTCAGTGTGAGACACAACCCACTCCAATATCTGCCATTCCTTCTGTTCCCCAGATCCTCTCTGGCACAAAGGAGCTGGTGTCATCCAGAGTGGCTGAGgtgaaggaggctgtgagcaGCAAAGTGCTGCAGGCCCTGGATGTCAGCAGGgatgctctgcagagcagtgagGGGGCTGCAGGACCCGCTGGGACCGGCGCTGCTGGGCTGGTTCTGGAGCCTGGAGCGGGTGTGTGtggagcagaggctgtgctggggacagcaccAGGTGACTCCCTCCCTATTGGAAATGAGGAGCTAGGTAAGGAAAGGGGGATGTGCCTGTGGAAGTGGGAACTATTGGGGATGGTCAGCCCCATTCATCACCCTGCTACTCTGGAGTGGGCCTAATGGGAAgaagagaatcccagaatggtttgtgggggaagaagagaatcccagaatggtttgtgggggaagaagagaatcccagaatggtttgtgggggaagaagagaatcccagaatggtttgtggTGGAAgaagagaatcccagaatggtttgtggtggaaggcaccttaaagctcattttgGGCTTCtcaccatggccagggacaccttccaccatcccaggctgctccaagccctgtccagcctggcctgggacactgtcagggatccagggacagccccagctgctctgggcaccctgtgccagggcctcactgGGGGGTACCTGGCTGCCAGTCTGGGCTCTCCTGGGCCTGTTGCTGTGCCATCTGTGCTCAGGCCGtgtctctgtccccagcccagctggcagTGTGTGAGGAGGGCACAGAGGCGCtgcccctggagcagcagcgGGAGCAGAGGAGGTACTTTGTGCGCCTGGGCTCTCTCTCGGAGGAACTTCAGCTCTTTGCCCACCTGCACTCCACAGCCAGGATCCAGCAGGTCTGGCAGGGCATGCAgggggccctggcacagctcagctgcaTCCTCGAGCTGGTAGGTAGAGCCCAGCCCCTGGAAGGATGGGACCAAAGCCCTGGTCTTGTCTCAGCTTCattgctgtgctgaggagcttTGCAGTTCCCCAGCTGATCTCTCTGTCCTGGCACTCTGATCTTCCCCTGCCACAGATTGAGGCGTTTAAGCAAGGATTTAATCAAAAGCttcaggagggacaggagaaaCTACACCAGATGTGGCTGGACTGGAGTAGGAAGTATCTCAAAGAGAGTGGAGGTGAAAGCTCTGCGGAGCCAGAGGTACCTTCCTGGGGAGGGAGGTAAAGGGCTCTGGGCATCCCCtgcatttttaacttttaaataaCTCATTCCTGATCGTGTCCTTCCTGTCTCctcccaggagctggagagTCTGACCCTGCTGATGGCACGCAGGGTCACGCAGCAGCTGCACCTCACCTGCTGTGGGGTGGTGGCAGCCGTGCAGGGCCttccctgcagcctgcaggacaAGCTGAAAtgggctcctgctgccaccaaGGAGCTGCATGCTGCCTTCTCGCTGGCAAACTCCTTCCAGGATCTGTCCAGCGGTGTTTTGACCCAGAGCCAGAGGGAGCTGGCTGTGATCCAGGAGTacatggaggagctgctgcattACCTGAAGAACAACACTCCTCTGTCCTGGCTGGTGGGACCCTTCTCCcccagagaggaggaggaggatcaATCCTCccaggaggaagaggcagcaggagctgggcatcCGGAAACCTCCAGCACCCCCATGTGAAGGATAAAACAATATTTGCTGTTGGCATTAAGCTCTCAAAGTGTAAAGAATTGTCCTAAAAGCTGCTTGTACTGGGTCATAActgcttaaaataaaactgctgcATACAAAAACCCTGTCTCTGGTCTCTCTTGGACAAAGCCTGGGAGCAGTGGGTGTGAACTGTG
It includes:
- the LOC131585184 gene encoding perilipin-3-like, which produces MLGACFFLAAGLFASNRLKSIPAAMASAVPDKEEVAQSPPEEEEEQEAVVKEVANLSLVGSACDVVSAVYASSKESHPFVRSVCDAAEKGVQSVSEATASCVQPVLATLEPHVAAVSEYASKGLDKLGEKLPLLQKPVEQILSGTKELVSSRVAEVKEAVSSKVLQALDVSRDALQSSEGAAGPAGTGAAGLVLEPGAGVCGAEAVLGTAPGDSLPIGNEELAQLAVCEEGTEALPLEQQREQRRYFVRLGSLSEELQLFAHLHSTARIQQVWQGMQGALAQLSCILELIEAFKQGFNQKLQEGQEKLHQMWLDWSRKYLKESGGESSAEPEELESLTLLMARRVTQQLHLTCCGVVAAVQGLPCSLQDKLKWAPAATKELHAAFSLANSFQDLSSGVLTQSQRELAVIQEYMEELLHYLKNNTPLSWLVGPFSPREEEEDQSSQEEEAAGAGHPETSSTPM